In Nitrospira sp. MA-1, the following proteins share a genomic window:
- a CDS encoding S1C family serine protease — MSDARSIFIGFVFFVGLGFLPGLGEVRAMPISHAIEQAKLATVGILPADQPEISDNDYGLPVSIRGSGIHIGGGVIVTARHAVERTEGGKVIIPDTIHVVTDDLFELPATRQGANAYLDVAVYQLQGPESDWPQAHVTFADEDVTYGDQVFTVGYPLGWGPAINFGTTGNPNTFLPTVNSRLMQVDMSACSGNSGGGLLNQHGQLVGLMHAIIQTDTQHEDRRCARLAFVLPGPLVQRVVTAVLDGRVPGFSVLGIQLQTIRTGSRWALVVAKVTGPSRHAGFQKGDVLVAINDVPITTPAQLKNYLIERTEPGQVVEIKIQRGDAQKLLSVTLGRS, encoded by the coding sequence ATGAGTGATGCGAGATCGATTTTCATTGGATTCGTTTTTTTTGTAGGCCTTGGCTTTTTGCCGGGGTTGGGAGAGGTTCGGGCAATGCCGATTTCCCATGCCATTGAGCAGGCCAAGTTGGCGACAGTCGGGATTCTCCCGGCTGATCAACCTGAGATTTCTGATAATGACTATGGACTGCCCGTCAGTATTCGGGGATCGGGAATCCATATTGGCGGAGGAGTGATTGTAACGGCGCGGCATGCGGTAGAGCGTACAGAGGGAGGAAAAGTCATTATCCCCGACACCATTCATGTAGTCACGGACGATCTGTTTGAGTTGCCGGCAACCCGGCAGGGAGCGAATGCTTACCTGGATGTGGCGGTGTATCAACTCCAGGGTCCTGAATCGGATTGGCCCCAAGCGCATGTCACGTTTGCCGACGAAGATGTGACGTATGGCGATCAGGTCTTTACCGTCGGATATCCACTGGGTTGGGGGCCGGCCATTAACTTTGGCACGACTGGCAATCCCAATACCTTTTTGCCGACGGTGAACAGTCGGTTAATGCAGGTGGATATGTCCGCTTGTAGTGGCAATTCGGGCGGCGGGTTATTGAATCAACATGGACAGCTGGTGGGTCTCATGCATGCCATCATTCAAACGGATACGCAACATGAAGATCGGCGCTGTGCGCGATTGGCTTTTGTTCTCCCGGGCCCGTTGGTTCAACGAGTGGTGACCGCCGTCTTGGATGGGAGGGTGCCGGGGTTTTCGGTGCTGGGGATTCAGCTCCAAACCATAAGAACGGGAAGTCGTTGGGCGTTGGTCGTGGCCAAGGTGACCGGTCCCTCACGTCATGCGGGATTTCAAAAAGGCGATGTGCTGGTGGCCATTAATGATGTGCCTATTACCACACCGGCACAATTGAAAAATTATCTGATTGAACGTACCGAACCCGGTCAGGTTGTCGAGATCAAGATTCAGCGTGGAGATGCTCAGAAGCTGCTCTCGGTTACCTTAGGTCGATCCTAA
- a CDS encoding STAS domain-containing protein — MNQAIILKIPYKWSDRPTKRTETWGNLLWIGPWRKKDQCRAMIIKERTMNGLPVVSLSGKLDIFSKNAFKETAEKYTDAKSKGLILDFQGVTFLDSVGFGALVVLARTFLKLKGRIIIVNPQDQVKTLLCEMHMEKMIPMYATDDQFSTFSEL; from the coding sequence ATGAATCAGGCCATAATCCTCAAGATTCCCTACAAATGGTCCGATAGACCCACCAAACGCACTGAAACATGGGGTAATCTCCTATGGATCGGGCCTTGGAGAAAGAAGGATCAATGCCGGGCTATGATTATTAAAGAACGAACAATGAATGGCTTGCCTGTGGTGAGTCTTTCAGGAAAGTTGGATATTTTTTCTAAAAATGCCTTCAAGGAGACCGCAGAGAAATATACAGATGCGAAGTCAAAAGGGCTTATCCTGGATTTTCAAGGGGTAACTTTTTTGGATAGTGTGGGGTTCGGCGCTTTGGTGGTCCTCGCCAGGACATTCCTGAAACTCAAGGGGAGGATAATTATCGTGAATCCTCAGGATCAGGTGAAGACCTTATTATGTGAAATGCATATGGAGAAGATGATTCCCATGTATGCAACGGATGACCAATTTTCTACGTTTTCTGAACTTTAG
- a CDS encoding ABC-F family ATP-binding cassette domain-containing protein, with the protein MSALIYGQKLTKAYGTKRLFQELTLGVSEKDRIGIIGPNGSGKSTLLRIFAGLEKPDDGRVTRRQHLRIAYIPQQADFDSDSTVAEEIERAALASGLHAHDCVARVQETLGRMGFGQGDQIVGPLSGGWKKRLAIACGFVQSPDVMLVDEPTNHLDLEGMRWLEQVMSQAPWPWVMVSHDRWFLGHATNKVAEINSRYPDGIFLVSGGYEEFLVKREEFLNSQTQQAQALAGKVRREEEWLRRGPKARSTKAKARIDSAHALQAELAETQVRLRQEETSIDFVGSGRRTKQLMVVHQLRKAFAKRTIIQKLDWVISPGTATGVLGHNGSGKSTLLKLLAKELEPDQGSVTHADKLQVVYFDQNRDQLDPKMTLRRTLSDSGHTVMYRGQTVHLAGWAKRFQFQPEQLDLPIELLSGGEQARAVIARLMLQSADVLIVDEPTNDLDIPTREVLEESLKEFPGALILVTHDRYMMEEVCTEFVGLDGQGGYGQFADYGQWESWLRRQRSGKDQSSTQTKGTRVATERPKAKKLSFRDQQEYDTIEKRVLDAEAVLELCRTETENPKIVSNHLKLQEAYENLKSAEQEVERLYTRWAELEAKQQA; encoded by the coding sequence ATGTCAGCGCTGATTTATGGACAGAAGCTTACCAAAGCCTATGGGACCAAGCGTCTCTTTCAGGAACTGACGCTCGGCGTGTCAGAAAAAGACCGTATCGGGATTATCGGGCCGAATGGATCGGGGAAAAGCACCCTCCTTCGAATCTTTGCCGGACTTGAAAAGCCGGATGACGGAAGAGTCACTCGACGGCAGCATCTTCGCATTGCCTATATTCCCCAACAGGCGGATTTCGATTCCGATTCCACAGTCGCGGAGGAAATCGAACGGGCCGCGTTGGCCTCCGGCCTCCATGCGCATGATTGCGTGGCTCGGGTGCAGGAGACACTAGGGCGCATGGGGTTTGGTCAGGGAGATCAGATCGTGGGTCCTCTTTCAGGCGGATGGAAAAAACGTCTTGCCATTGCCTGTGGGTTTGTTCAGTCGCCGGATGTCATGCTGGTGGATGAGCCGACCAATCATCTCGATCTGGAAGGGATGCGATGGCTTGAGCAGGTGATGTCCCAGGCTCCATGGCCGTGGGTCATGGTGAGCCATGATCGATGGTTTCTCGGCCATGCAACCAATAAGGTGGCAGAAATTAATTCCCGGTATCCTGATGGCATCTTTCTGGTTTCGGGAGGCTATGAGGAGTTTTTGGTTAAGCGGGAAGAATTCCTGAACAGCCAAACTCAACAAGCTCAGGCCTTGGCCGGAAAAGTCCGCAGGGAGGAAGAGTGGCTTCGTCGAGGTCCCAAGGCTCGATCCACTAAAGCGAAGGCTCGCATCGATTCTGCGCATGCGTTGCAGGCGGAGTTGGCTGAAACCCAAGTGCGGTTGCGACAAGAAGAAACCTCCATTGATTTTGTCGGCTCAGGTCGGCGCACCAAACAATTGATGGTCGTCCATCAGCTTCGGAAGGCATTTGCCAAGCGGACGATTATTCAAAAATTGGACTGGGTGATCTCACCGGGAACCGCTACCGGGGTCTTAGGCCATAATGGCTCCGGGAAGTCCACCCTCTTGAAATTACTCGCCAAGGAATTGGAGCCTGATCAGGGAAGCGTGACTCATGCGGATAAATTGCAGGTGGTGTATTTTGATCAAAATCGTGATCAATTGGATCCGAAGATGACCTTGAGACGGACGTTGTCGGATTCCGGGCACACCGTCATGTACCGGGGGCAGACCGTGCATCTGGCTGGATGGGCTAAACGCTTTCAATTTCAGCCTGAGCAACTGGATCTCCCGATTGAGTTACTCTCAGGCGGTGAGCAGGCGAGGGCGGTCATTGCCCGATTAATGCTTCAGTCCGCAGATGTGTTGATTGTGGATGAACCGACGAACGATTTGGATATTCCGACGCGAGAAGTCCTGGAAGAGAGTTTAAAGGAATTTCCCGGGGCATTAATCCTGGTTACCCATGACCGGTATATGATGGAGGAAGTCTGCACGGAATTTGTCGGTTTAGACGGGCAGGGAGGGTACGGACAATTTGCGGATTACGGACAATGGGAATCATGGCTTCGACGTCAACGATCGGGCAAAGACCAGTCAAGCACTCAAACCAAGGGTACCCGTGTCGCGACGGAACGGCCAAAAGCCAAAAAACTCTCATTTCGTGATCAGCAAGAGTATGACACGATAGAAAAACGGGTTCTTGATGCCGAGGCTGTCCTCGAATTGTGCCGCACGGAAACAGAAAATCCCAAAATCGTTTCCAATCATCTCAAGCTCCAAGAAGCTTATGAAAATCTCAAGTCCGCTGAACAGGAGGTGGAACGCCTGTATACCCGGTGGGCGGAACTTGAAGCGAAGCAACAGGCATAG
- a CDS encoding tetratricopeptide repeat protein, translating to MRLLATIQKTGVIFLLFWVGAVWAGFEEGEEAYLQENFSAALSEWRPLAEEGHAEAQNMLGYMYRYGQGVTQDFEQARLWYRRAADLGNARAQNNLGAMYRQGLGMPQDYQEAFRWFLRAAEQGNGGAQNHVGLMYYKGEGVPKDLVQAYKWAYLAAQQGLDPSIQALDLLSREMTTEQINKATDLARKWNPKGEEVAL from the coding sequence ATGAGACTTCTGGCCACTATCCAGAAAACGGGCGTGATTTTTTTACTCTTTTGGGTGGGAGCGGTATGGGCCGGTTTTGAGGAAGGGGAGGAGGCCTACCTGCAGGAGAATTTTTCCGCCGCTCTGTCTGAATGGCGACCATTAGCAGAAGAGGGACATGCCGAAGCGCAGAACATGTTGGGCTATATGTACCGGTATGGCCAGGGAGTCACCCAGGATTTTGAGCAGGCTCGACTGTGGTACCGTCGGGCTGCGGATCTCGGCAATGCCAGAGCTCAGAACAATCTTGGCGCGATGTACCGCCAGGGTTTGGGGATGCCGCAGGATTATCAAGAGGCCTTTCGATGGTTTCTACGGGCGGCCGAACAGGGAAACGGTGGTGCGCAAAATCATGTGGGTCTCATGTATTACAAGGGAGAAGGAGTCCCAAAGGACCTGGTGCAAGCCTATAAGTGGGCGTATCTGGCAGCCCAGCAGGGCCTGGATCCATCAATCCAAGCCTTGGACCTACTCTCACGGGAGATGACCACTGAACAGATCAATAAGGCAACTGATCTCGCACGGAAATGGAATCCCAAAGGTGAAGAGGTCGCTCTTTAG
- a CDS encoding Slp family lipoprotein, which yields MKLKTLIECVFLGLGCVMGGCAASPMEIPETLRNQIDPTLTFLQVIQHPGSYQGKILLLGGEVLSVKRLKEGTRLEVLQLPLDEYRRPLMTRTDSQGRFLAMEKTFLDPAMFPPHTLITLVGEVTESVAGKLDEMDYQFPAVVIKDLYVWKDPSLTQASNSGPWSSIFGGGSTGGRVGGGIGVGIGF from the coding sequence ATGAAACTGAAAACTCTCATTGAGTGTGTGTTTCTCGGTCTGGGGTGTGTAATGGGAGGATGCGCTGCCTCGCCCATGGAGATACCGGAAACGCTTCGGAATCAGATTGATCCTACTCTCACGTTTTTGCAAGTGATTCAACATCCCGGGTCTTATCAAGGAAAGATACTCCTGCTTGGAGGGGAAGTCCTTTCGGTCAAGCGCCTTAAGGAAGGGACCCGGCTTGAGGTGTTGCAATTACCCTTGGATGAGTACCGACGTCCCTTAATGACCCGCACCGACTCACAAGGCCGGTTCCTCGCCATGGAGAAAACTTTCCTTGATCCCGCCATGTTTCCGCCGCATACTCTGATCACCCTTGTGGGAGAAGTGACAGAGAGTGTTGCCGGCAAGCTTGATGAGATGGACTATCAGTTCCCCGCCGTAGTGATTAAAGACCTCTATGTGTGGAAAGACCCGTCTCTGACTCAAGCAAGCAATTCCGGACCCTGGTCCAGCATCTTTGGTGGTGGGAG